One region of Takifugu flavidus isolate HTHZ2018 chromosome 14, ASM371156v2, whole genome shotgun sequence genomic DNA includes:
- the LOC130537065 gene encoding carotenoid-cleaving dioxygenase, mitochondrial-like, translating to MAHTELQDSGAKAKERLVLQGLETIAPLVRSVKETPEPIPTEVEGTIPSWIDGNLLRNGPGKFEFGNRHYNHWFDGMAMLHQFRIRDGGVTYMSRFLRSDVYKKNSEQDRIVISEFGTLALPDPCKNFFQRFLSRFEMIQPTDNASVNFVKYKGDYYVSTETNFMHRVDPENLESLEKVDWSKFIAVNGATAHPHYDPDGTSYNMGNSYGHKGALYNIIRVPPEKTEATETLHGAKVLCSIVPKDKSHPSYYHSFAMSENYVVFIEQPIKMDLLKIVTCKLRGKALSEGIYWDAGQDTVFHLVHKHTGEVSAVKYHTKACSTFHQINAFEEDGFLMIDLCCADDGEAINNYLIQNLRKSGDALDEVYNATGRAFPRRFVLPLHVTSEMATGQNLNTRASSQATCVKTGKDTVFCQHEDLHGDDLLEFGGLEFPQINYSRCNTKPYRYFYGCGFRHLVGDSLLKMDLKDKTFKVWYQKGFYPSEPVFVPAPDAEDEDDGVILSVVLTPSRDKGTFLLVLDGKTFQELGRANVPVNMPYGFHGIYEASL from the exons ATGGCTCACACGGAGCTCCAGGATTCAG GGGCCAAAGCAAAGGAGCGCTTGGTCCTGCAGGGTCTGGAGACCATCGCCCCCCTGGTGCGCTCCGTAAAAGAGACCCCCGAGCCAATCCCCACTGAAGTAGAGGGAACCATCCCTTCCTGGATCGACGGCAACCTCCTGCGCAACGGTCCGGGAAAGTTCGAGTTTGGGAACAGACA CTACAACCACTGGTTTGATGGGATGGCGATGCTGCACCAGTTCAGGATAAGGGACGGCGGAGTGACGTACATGAGTCGCTTCCTTCGCAGCGACGTCTACAAGAAGAACAGTGAGCAGGACCGCATCGTGATTTCAGAATTCGGCACCCTGGCCCTGCCCGACCCCTGTAAAAACTTCTTCCAGCGCTTCCTGTCTCGCTTTGAGATGATAC AGCCCACCGATAACGCAAGTGTGAACTTCGTCAAATACAAAGGGGACTATTATGTCAGCACAGAGACAAATTTCATGCACAGAGTGGACCCGGAAAACCTGGAAAGTTTGGAAAAG GTGGACTGGAGCAAATTCATCGCCGTGAACGGGGCCACTGCGCACCCCCATTATGACCCTGATGGCACCTCCTACAACATGGGTAACTCCTATGGACACAAAG GAGCCTTGTACAACATCATCAGAGTCCCGCCTGAGAAGACCGAGGCCACAGAGACTCTGCACGGAGCCAAAGTTCTCTGCTCTATCGTGCCTAAAGACAAGTCCCATCCTTCCTACTACCACAGCTTTG CCATGTCTGAGAACTACGTGGTGTTTATTGAGCAGCCCATCAAGATGGACCTTCTGAAGATCGTCACGTGCAAACTGAGAGGCAAAGCTCTGTCTGAGGGGATCTACTGGGACGCCGGCCAGGACACCGTGTTCCACCTGGTCCACAAGCAcacaggagag GTTAGTGCGGTGAAGTACCACACCAAggcctgctccaccttccatcAGATCAACGCTTTCGAGGAGGACGGCTTCCTGATGATCGACCTGTGCTGCGCGGACGACGGCGAGGCCATCAACAACTACCTGATCCAGAACCTGCGCAAGTCGGGAGACGCATTAGATGAG gtgtACAACGCCACAGGCAGGGCTTTCCCTCGACGATTCGTTCTGCCGCTTCACGTCACCAGCGAGATGGCAACAGGGCAGAACCTGAACACTCGAGCCTCCAGTCAGGCTACGTGTGTCAAAACGGGCAAAGATacg GTATTCTGTCAGCACGAGGATCTCCATGGCGACGACCTTCTTGAGTTTGGCGGGCTGGAGTTCCCTCAGATCAACTACAGCAGGTGCAACACGAAGCCGTACCGTTATTTCTACGGCTGCGGCTTCAGGCACCTGGTGGGAGACTCGCTGCTGAAAATGGACCTGAAGGACAAAACGTTCAAG GTCTGGTACCAGAAAGGTTTCTACCCATCAGAGCCCGTGTTTGTGCCGGCGCCCGATGCTGAAGACGAGGACGACGGCGTGATCCTCTCGGTGGTTCTGACGCCCTCACGG